Proteins encoded in a region of the Pelmatolapia mariae isolate MD_Pm_ZW linkage group LG16_19, Pm_UMD_F_2, whole genome shotgun sequence genome:
- the LOC134646170 gene encoding CD209 antigen-like protein D: MDNPQRRTNENNDASSNDIFRQGGSTFPKYPPIILLLGLLNAVLLITAVVIGVNCAKVKEDSLHISNPAVTQLFSELDYLRSNHSDVIEAEEEAKKALESAINNHKEVKVKIEELKTVNDGYQKQMQALQMEKANLKSNVSILEGSCGGCLPGWALFNSSCYFFSYTESSTVKKNWHQSREDCVSRGSDLVVIDNQEEQKYVSTTIQNMKTSNSKWENGFWIGLTDMENEGNWVWINNVTEVQQRYWMDGEPNNGGDFGEHCGVAVHSALNPWKTRYDGNCDVKQLHWMCEM, translated from the exons ATGGATAATCCACAGAGAAGGACAAATGAGAACAATGACGCATCGTCCAATGATATATTTAGGCAAG GTGGATCAACCTTTCCAAAGTACCCACCGATTATACTGCTCCTGGGATTGCTGAACGCTGTATTGTTGATAACGGCTGTTGTTATTGGAGTTAACT GTGCCAAAGTCAAAGAGGACTCCTTGCACAtttccaacccagctgtaacacagctcttcagtgaGCTTGACTATCTCCGAAGCAACCACAGCGATGTGATCGAAGCTGAAGAGGAGGCCAAGAAGGCTTTAGAGAGCGCGATCAACAACCACAAAGAAGTAAAGGTGAAAATTGAGGAGCTGAAGACCGTCAATGATGGTTATCAGAAACAGATGCAAGCACTGCAAATGGAGAAGGCAAACCTGAAGTCCAATGTATCAATTTTAG AGGGATCTTGTGGTGGATGCCTCCCTGGTTGGGCTCTTTTCAACTCGTCTTGCTATTTCTTCTCCTACACCGAGTCCTCTACTGTTAAAAAGAACTGGCATCAGAGCAGAGAGGACTGTGTTAGTCGTGGATCTGACCTGGTTGTGATCGATAACCAGGAAGAGCAG aaaTATGTGAGTACCACGATCCAAAATATGAAAACCAGTAATAGTAAGTGGGAGAATGGATTCTGGATTGGACTCACTGACATGGAGAACGAGGGGAACTGGGTATGGATTAATAATGTCACAGAGGTGCAACAAAG GtactggatggatggagaacCAAACAACGGCGGAGATTTTGGAGAACATTGTGGGGTTGCAGTTCACTCTGCCCTTAATCCCTGGAAGACGCGCTATGATGGAAATTGTGACGTGAAGCAGTTGCACTGGATGTGTGAAATGTAA